Proteins encoded together in one Staphylococcus aureus window:
- the rpsI gene encoding 30S ribosomal protein S9, which yields MAQVEYRGTGRRKNSVARVRLVPGEGNITVNNRDVREYLPFESLILDLNQPFDVTETKGNYDVLVNVHGGGFTGQAQAIRHGIARALLEADPEYRGSLKRAGLLTRDPRMKERKKPGLKAARRSPQFSKR from the coding sequence TTGGCACAAGTTGAATATAGAGGCACAGGCCGTCGTAAAAACTCAGTAGCACGTGTACGTTTAGTACCAGGTGAAGGTAACATCACAGTTAATAACCGTGACGTACGCGAATACTTACCATTCGAATCATTAATTTTAGACTTAAACCAACCATTTGATGTAACTGAAACTAAAGGTAACTATGATGTTTTAGTTAACGTTCATGGTGGTGGTTTCACTGGACAAGCTCAAGCTATCCGTCACGGAATCGCTCGTGCATTATTAGAAGCAGATCCTGAATACAGAGGTTCTTTAAAACGCGCTGGATTACTTACTCGTGACCCACGTATGAAAGAACGTAAAAAACCAGGTCTTAAAGCAGCTCGTCGTTCACCTCAATTCTCAAAACGTTAA
- the rplM gene encoding 50S ribosomal protein L13, producing MRQTFMANESNIERKWYVIDAEGQTLGRLSSEVASILRGKNKVTYTPHVDTGDYVIVINASKIEFTGNKETDKVYYRHSNHPGGIKSITAGELRRTNPERLIENSIKGMLPSTRLGEKQGKKLFVYGGAEHPHAAQQPENYELRG from the coding sequence ATGCGTCAAACATTTATGGCAAATGAATCAAACATTGAGCGCAAATGGTATGTTATCGATGCTGAAGGCCAAACATTAGGTCGTTTATCATCAGAAGTAGCATCTATCTTACGCGGTAAAAATAAAGTAACTTACACACCACACGTTGATACTGGTGATTATGTAATCGTTATTAATGCATCAAAAATCGAATTTACTGGTAACAAAGAAACTGACAAAGTTTACTACCGTCACTCAAATCACCCAGGTGGTATCAAATCAATCACTGCTGGTGAATTAAGAAGAACTAACCCAGAACGTTTAATTGAAAACTCAATTAAAGGTATGTTACCAAGCACTCGTTTAGGCGAAAAACAAGGTAAAAAATTATTTGTATATGGTGGCGCTGAACATCCACACGCTGCACAACAACCAGAAAACTACGAATTACGTGGTTAA
- the truA gene encoding tRNA pseudouridine(38-40) synthase TruA, whose amino-acid sequence MRILVEIAYQGNNFLGFQIQQNGRTVQQQFEKLLQRMHKRHVRIHPSSRTDRGVHAIQQYFHFDTELNIPMSQWQYAMNRTLPDDIYVNNVVTVDDDFHCRYDCVGKRYRYKVYQAQHRDPFQSGLKTFIPETLDLGKMNRAAQQFIGTHDFTGFCSQKTEVESKVRTLYQSEIVKTDDGFDYIVTGSGFLYNMVRVLVAFLIEVGKGRHEVSDVPKLLESKNRKNVPFTAPAEGLYLEKIYLDENELLKDFGNDIKIHRKKSLQND is encoded by the coding sequence ATGCGTATATTAGTAGAAATTGCGTATCAAGGAAATAATTTTCTAGGTTTTCAAATTCAACAAAATGGTCGAACGGTACAGCAACAATTTGAAAAGCTATTACAACGCATGCATAAAAGACATGTGAGAATCCATCCTTCAAGTAGGACTGATAGAGGTGTACATGCGATACAGCAATACTTTCATTTCGACACAGAGCTGAATATACCTATGTCACAATGGCAATATGCAATGAACCGAACGTTACCTGATGATATTTATGTCAACAATGTAGTTACAGTCGATGACGATTTTCATTGTCGTTATGATTGTGTAGGTAAACGTTATCGCTACAAAGTATATCAAGCACAACACCGCGATCCATTTCAAAGTGGTTTGAAAACATTTATTCCTGAAACGTTGGATTTAGGTAAAATGAACAGAGCGGCGCAACAATTCATAGGTACACATGATTTTACGGGATTTTGTTCGCAAAAAACTGAAGTAGAAAGCAAAGTTAGAACATTATACCAAAGTGAAATCGTAAAGACAGATGATGGCTTTGATTATATTGTCACTGGATCTGGATTTTTATATAACATGGTGCGTGTCTTAGTTGCATTTTTAATAGAAGTTGGAAAAGGGCGACATGAAGTATCTGATGTACCAAAACTTCTTGAATCAAAGAATCGTAAGAATGTACCTTTCACTGCACCGGCTGAAGGATTATATTTAGAGAAAATTTATTTAGATGAAAATGAGTTATTAAAAGACTTTGGTAACGATATCAAAATACATCGTAAAAAATCATTACAAAATGACTGA
- a CDS encoding DUF6414 family protein, producing MDLLQIEKKGNLTKTVQLMHDEKGSASGESKVNMEFGKQSAVKQIFDSLLGMSASASASAGINGNITGERVAKTILENTLIYDFLDTVEFRKKKTIIDISEGFKLNIQQDTMTYFATITPIASMFEGSKHLDEEELSFDVSKMNEAIRSIKGYFELIGTRGNENRVFRFNIESFKNNYRIQDLKFMNLTLYSVLVGEISKENLNYDKEFDLNQGAKPSGIGKFKGIRSEATKEDKYQVYDVILAGVK from the coding sequence ATGGATTTATTACAGATAGAGAAGAAAGGTAACCTTACTAAAACAGTTCAGTTGATGCATGATGAAAAAGGTAGTGCAAGTGGTGAATCTAAAGTGAACATGGAATTTGGTAAGCAAAGCGCTGTAAAACAAATTTTTGATTCTTTACTTGGGATGTCAGCGAGTGCTTCGGCTAGTGCAGGTATAAATGGAAATATAACTGGAGAGCGAGTAGCCAAAACAATTTTAGAGAATACATTAATATATGATTTTTTGGATACAGTAGAGTTTAGAAAGAAAAAAACTATTATTGATATTTCAGAGGGGTTTAAACTAAATATTCAACAAGATACGATGACATATTTCGCGACTATTACCCCCATAGCAAGTATGTTTGAAGGATCTAAACATCTAGACGAGGAGGAGCTATCATTTGATGTTTCAAAAATGAATGAAGCGATTAGAAGTATTAAAGGCTATTTTGAATTAATAGGAACAAGAGGGAATGAAAACAGAGTTTTTAGATTTAATATAGAATCTTTTAAAAATAACTATAGAATACAAGATTTAAAATTTATGAATTTAACACTCTACTCAGTACTTGTTGGTGAAATAAGCAAAGAAAATCTAAATTACGATAAAGAGTTTGATCTAAATCAAGGTGCCAAACCTAGTGGAATTGGAAAGTTTAAGGGAATTAGATCAGAAGCAACTAAAGAAGATAAATATCAAGTGTATGATGTTATTCTTGCAGGAGTGAAATAA